The following proteins are encoded in a genomic region of Maridesulfovibrio ferrireducens:
- a CDS encoding DNA adenine methylase, with product MGWVGGKRLLRKRIIPLIPKHNWYCEPFGGAGWILFAKSNDAKDWKIDNKPNYREIFNDINGDLINFWRYIKYHPDAFHKELEQYMASRELFKEMIEMKARTDLERAVFFYYKLSCSFGGLSRSFALRGGSNIIPLFNKDRVEKASKRLANVVIDNLSFEKVITKYDRDFTFFYVDPPYYDKEDVYDRDSVDSFTQHKELRELLGKVKGKWLLSYNDHPKVRELYKGYDIQEAETLYSLSGKTIPKTEILIKNY from the coding sequence ATAGGATGGGTAGGTGGAAAGAGACTTTTAAGAAAAAGGATCATTCCACTTATCCCAAAACATAACTGGTACTGTGAGCCATTTGGTGGAGCAGGTTGGATTTTATTTGCTAAAAGCAATGATGCGAAAGATTGGAAAATAGATAATAAACCGAATTACCGAGAGATATTTAATGATATTAATGGTGATTTGATAAACTTCTGGAGATATATTAAATACCATCCGGATGCTTTTCATAAGGAGTTAGAACAATACATGGCTTCCAGAGAACTTTTTAAAGAAATGATTGAAATGAAAGCAAGAACAGACTTAGAAAGAGCTGTATTCTTTTATTATAAGCTGTCTTGTTCTTTTGGTGGTTTATCTCGTTCATTTGCTTTAAGAGGTGGTTCTAACATTATCCCTTTATTCAATAAGGATAGAGTTGAAAAAGCTTCTAAGAGGCTGGCTAATGTAGTAATAGATAACCTTAGCTTTGAGAAGGTGATCACTAAGTATGACAGGGATTTTACCTTCTTCTATGTAGATCCTCCTTACTATGATAAAGAGGATGTTTATGACAGAGACTCTGTAGATTCTTTTACTCAGCATAAGGAACTTAGAGAGCTTCTGGGGAAGGTAAAAGGTAAATGGCTTTTATCTTATAATGATCATCCTAAAGTAAGAGAGTTGTATAAAGGTTATGATATCCAGGAGGCTGAAACACTTTATTCTCTATCAGGGAAAACAATACCAAAGACAGAGATTCTGATAAAGAACTATTAA